Proteins encoded by one window of Kribbella italica:
- a CDS encoding cupin domain-containing protein: MAIQERPELAEALDLTQHPEGGWFRETWRSEVSFEPAGYDGERASATAIYFLLAPGEESRWHQVRSAEIWLWHSGGPLTLDLGGTGDDPELAESITLGPDVKAGQLPQAVVPAGAWQAARPVDDEAVLVSCIVSPGFDFADFTLR, translated from the coding sequence ATGGCGATCCAGGAACGGCCCGAGCTGGCCGAGGCGTTGGACCTGACCCAGCACCCGGAAGGCGGCTGGTTCCGCGAGACCTGGCGGTCGGAGGTGTCCTTCGAGCCCGCCGGGTACGACGGCGAGCGGGCCAGCGCGACGGCGATCTACTTCCTGCTCGCCCCGGGCGAGGAGTCGCGCTGGCACCAGGTGCGCTCGGCCGAGATCTGGCTGTGGCACTCCGGCGGCCCGTTGACCCTCGACCTCGGCGGCACCGGCGACGACCCGGAACTGGCCGAGTCGATCACCCTCGGCCCGGACGTGAAGGCGGGTCAGCTGCCGCAGGCCGTCGTACCGGCCGGGGCCTGGCAGGCCGCGCGACCGGTCGACGACGAAGCGGTGCTGGTCTCGTGCATCGTGTCGCCCGGCTTCGACTTCGCCGACTTCACGCTGCGCTGA